A segment of the Panicum hallii strain FIL2 chromosome 1, PHallii_v3.1, whole genome shotgun sequence genome:
AATTCCTTGGGATTAAGCAAAGCTAATTAACCGGGTGAACTGGTCGTAGTTATTGCTAACGAAGAAGAAGAGATGAATCGGTCGAGATGACAGATGAGACTTGGTAGTAGACTACTAAGACTAGTAGGAGTAAGACAGACCAGGCAGGCACTCACCGCGTCGAGCAGGATGTTGGAGGCCTTGAAGTCGCGGTAGATCACCGGCGTTTCGGCCTCGTGCAGGAACGCCAGCCCCTTGGCCGCGCCCACCGCGATCTTGAGCCGCGTGCACCACGGCAGGCTCGACAGCAGATCTGCACCATCCAGTCACACACTCGTGTCGATCAGTGACCGTCCATCCATTCCCAAGGTTCATGTAATAGTAGTTGGTGATCGATCGTGGCAGCAACAGCAAGCTAGTAGGAGTAGGTAGGTCGCTTACTCTTGAAGAGGTGGTGCTCGAGGCTGCCCCTGGCCATGTACTCGTAGACGAGCATCCTCTGCTCGTCTTGGCAGCCGTACCCGATGAGCTTCACCAGATGCGGGTGGCTCAGCATCCCCAGGTACACCACCTCCGCCAGCCACTCGCGGTGCCCCTGCGGCCCGTCGGCGTCGAGGTACTTCACGGCCACGTGCTGCGGCGGGAGCTCCCCGGGGCGGAGCCGCTCGTCGAGGAAGCCCTTGTAGACGGGGCCGAACCCGCCCTCGCCGATGAAGTGGCTGCTGGAGAAGTTGCGCGTCGCGGACCGGAGCTCCGACAGGGTGAAGGCGTGCAGGCCCGAGGAGGCCAGCGTCCGCGACAGGTCGTCCGGCGACAGCGACCGCAACCGCGCCGTCGCGCTCCGCATCCGCCGCACcgtcttcttcctcgccgccggcatgTCGTTCCCGCTCCCGGCCTCCTCCGGCTCCGAGCCCACGAAGCAGCGGAACAGCATCCTCATGGTGACTACTGTAGTTAATTAGCTACGCTCGCTCTCTCGGCCGGGCCTTCTTCTCTTCTTCCCCGGGCTAGCTGAGGTGCCGCAGGTGGTGGACTGGTACGGTGGCGCTGCAGTTCTTGACGCGATCGATCGAGTGCAACTAACCACTGCTGCTTCTTTCGGTGCAATCGAGTTCTTGGCGCCTGCGATCGATCAGCCGGATTGGATGGTTTGACacgaggggtgggggtgcggGGTTATATAGTGGGTGGGggacgggcgcgcgcgcgggagacGGGTGGCCTCGGCTCGGTTGGCCGGGTAGGTTGGTTGGTTGAGGGCTTGGGCCGGCGGAGGCGAGTCTGAAACGGCCGTTTTGACCGGATCCGGCGGATGGAGGGTGGCGATCGACGGAGGCGCTAGTGGTTCCGTGTGAGGGCGAGGACTGGGCTCCGGCGACGGTGAGTCCTGAGGAGGTCCGTGTGCGTTAGTAGTTAAACGGAGACTGGGTATTCTTTACGGATGATGAGGGTGAATGCGACTTTGCTATAGGAGAATCGCCATTGACGACGTGCACACAAGTATCCAGTTTTGGCGTCCATTCGAGAAGGGAATGATTGTACACACATGTAAAAGGTGAGGAGAGACACTGTGGGGAAGGTGCTATTTTTGGACTTGTTAGGAAGGACGGGACTGGATGGCTGCGCTTTAGTAGTTTAATTTATGTTTTGCATCGGATGATGACGGCATCCCGTGCGAAGATGTGATGTGACACCGCGCCACAACCCTATCATCCAAAGATATGCTTCTATCACAGGAACTTTTTGCCCCCGTTTcgacaaaaaaaaaatgtatTCCTACTTCCTTTTGTTTCACAAAGGACCTGGAATGAACGTGCCTTGAAAAAGGTTCAGTTTAAATGTATTCATGGGCTAGCAATTAATATTTTTAGAAAACACTATGATCACTTGTGTTCTTTACtctattttttttctaaaaaaataatGACAGAGATGGATCAACGTATACACGCAGATATTGCTAGAAATGGTGTTGTCAAAGGTAGGGGTAAGGGTCATATGGTTTGCTTCTTTGAGAATTTCTAGAGTTTGTCTTGTTTTCTATTAATTAGGTCTTATCTAGGGATTAATGCAAATGTTCCTAAAATGATTTATAATTAGTACTCCTCTACTTTTAATATTAGGTGCATTTTTGTTACGTTAGGACAATGTTTTGAT
Coding sequences within it:
- the LOC112878870 gene encoding serine/threonine-protein kinase RIPK-like, producing MRMLFRCFVGSEPEEAGSGNDMPAARKKTVRRMRSATARLRSLSPDDLSRTLASSGLHAFTLSELRSATRNFSSSHFIGEGGFGPVYKGFLDERLRPGELPPQHVAVKYLDADGPQGHREWLAEVVYLGMLSHPHLVKLIGYGCQDEQRMLVYEYMARGSLEHHLFKNLLSSLPWCTRLKIAVGAAKGLAFLHEAETPVIYRDFKASNILLDADYTAKLSDFGLAKEGPQGDDTHVTTRVMGTHGYAAPEYILTGHLTAKSDVYSFGVVLLELLTGRRSVDKRRRGREQNLVDWARPYLRHPERLHRVMDPSLDGQYSGKAAHKAAMVAYHCLHSVPKSRPTMRDVVDALEPLLAMCADVPAGPFVYTVPEDEAAAGAATAARKKCLASAVHAESELPARNQRYANSVAGRKSSSPKQSRDRGA